The Rheinheimera mangrovi genome contains the following window.
ACTGCGTGCTGGAGCCGGATTCTTTTTCCTGCCAGTTGCCAAGCACCGTTACTTTAGTGTCGTCACTGGCTTGCCAGCTAAAAGACGGCGCTAAGGCTTTGCTGTTATCCGGCACAAAGTCTGTCTGAGTATCACTGTCGCGCCAAACCCCCACTAAACGGCCTTGCAGTGTTTCATCGTCATTCAGCGAGCCGGTAATATCACCAGCCAGTTGTTTACGTGAATAGTTACCCAACTGTGCCCATAACTGACCGCTGGTGGCAGCTTCAGGTTTTTTGCTGACTAAATTAACGATACCGCCAATAGAACCCTGTCCATACAGCACTGAACTTGGGCCTTTGAGAATTTCAATTTGCGATAAGCCAAAAGGCTCGGTGCGCACATTGTTGTAATAACCAAACAAGGACTTCAGACCATCCAGATACTGCACCGGCGACACACCACGGATCACAGACCAGTCACCACGGGTATCCAAACCATAAGGGCCATTGTATAAACCCGACACATAACCCAAAGCATCCTGAACCGTCAGCGCGCCTAAATCAGCAATACGCTCTTCGGTCAGTACAGACACAGACAACGGAGTTTCGATAATAGGAGTGTCTGACTTCGCACCTGATGCGCTGACATAAGAAATTAAACCACGCTGGCTTTTTACCGTGATCACTTCGATTTCTTTTTCGTCGGCGGCTTTACTGTCATCTGCCAGCAAGGCTGCAGAATAACAACTTGTGGCAACAGCCAAAGCAACTAAGGATATTTTATGGAGTTTAAACAATGACATGGCACTTTCCTTTGAATACAGTGCCTGAATTTTAAATGCAAACGACTCTCAATTGCAAAGTAATTAAGAACTATTCTTGTTTGAATGCAGTTAAACCACAGAGCAAGCAGCAACTGCTCTCAATTCAGAACCTTTAAGTGCCTATAGAAAAACTCAGAGGGCAATCAATGTGTTTTAGCATTTGATTCACTATGGCGGGCAGCGTAAAGCCTGTTGCATCAGTTGCTTTTACGCTGACAAAAATGTCGCAGTTGCTGACATTCAGGCCCTGGCGCACATAAAACATGTTGATGGCATCAAGATTGGAAGCAGTAAGTTCGACCAAAGCTTCGAAGCTATGGGGCTTCAGGTTAACTTCATTGGCTGAGTGTTCAGAATATGAAACCCTCTCAAGTTCGCGACACAATGTCAGTAGCTGCATTTTGTTTAACTGACGAAAACGAAAGCTGACATCCAGCACTAAATTATCCATCTTTCCTGCTTTTTATTTATGTTCTGTCTGTTTAATCAGGCGTATTCAACTGCCGGAACAACGCCACCCGCTGCGCTGTACCTTTGGCTTTATACATTGCCTTATCTGCGTGTTTGATAAGAAGATCCGCAGTGTCACCGTCAGACGGACACAACGCAATATCTACACTGATTTTTATATGCAGCGTCTGACCACTCACCTCTACCCCTTGCGCAACTCGCTGAATTAACCTGCTGGCAAGGCGCAACACATCGTCTTCGTGCTTTACTTCAAGCAGCAGGCACACAAATTCATCGCCGCCCCAGCGGCTCACCATATCACCATCCCGGATAAAGGATTTTAACCGGTTTGCTACGGTCAACAGTACCCTGTCACCCACATCATGACCATGGCTGTCGTTAATACTCTTAAATTTATCAACATCAATAAACATCAGTGCAAGCCCCCAGCCCTGCCGCTATGCCTGTACCAGACCATGATTCAGAGCTTGATCAAAAGAAGCACGGTTCGGTAAACCTGTCAGAGTATCAGTCAGCGCTAGTTGCTGTGCCTGTCGCCCGGTTAACTGCGCCTGTAATAAATCGTCACGCACTACAGCTAAGTCTGTTTTTATGGTGTCGAGTTCGAATTCAATACCAACCCGTACCGCAATTTCGTTCGCAAGTTTAATATTAACTCTTTTCAGATCTTCAGCAGCTTTCGTCACTCTGCTTTCAGCATCTGCGTTTTGAGTCAGAGCTATTTTCATCGCCCGGACTGAAGCATTCTCTTGCTTTAAAACATCATAGACTGATGCCAGTTCCCCAGCGGCTCTGCCCACATCTATTTTAATTTCTTCATTCTTTTTCAGTACGCCATCCAGCGACACGCTCTTGGTGCTCACTTTTTTCCGGGCTCTTTCGATTTTCCTGACATGGCCACCTCTTGAGAAAACAACAGTACACTATTTGCCCGCCCTCACCCCATGACTCAAGTACAGGCAAAAGTAGTTGCAATTGCAGCCACAGCACAGCAACACCGTAGCTTTAGTCAACCAGGCCTAAGCAGTTGGCAAGGTGACCACAGGAATAGCTGCGACATCCTTAATTACCTGCCGCTGCGGCAAATAAGGCAATAAAATTTCAGTTTCTTTTTTTACCACGCCGTAACATTCACAGCTCATGGCTTCTAATTTTTCCCTGTCCAGTACTTTAATCAGGCCACGTGAATACGAAATGATGCCCTGCTGCTGCAGCTTTAATGCAGCCTGTGTCACACCTTCACGGCGAACCCCCAACATGTTGCCAATAAACTCTTGCGTCATCGTCAGCTGATTGTGTGATAAACGATCCATAGACAACAGCAACCAGCGGCACAGCTGCTGGTCAATCGAATGATGTCTGTTGCATACAGCTGTCTGTGCTACTTGCGTGATCAATGCCTGGGTGTAGCGCAGCATAAACAACAGTAATTGGCCATGCCGATTAAATTCTTCTTTCACCCTGGGCCGTGGCAGACGATATGCATGGCCAGCACTTTGCACTATTGAGCGGCTTGGAGTTCCCTGTCCTCCCATAAACAATGAGATTCCTAATAACCCTTCATTCCCCCACAACCAGAATTGCTGTAGATGCACCGTTTTCCATTATGTATTGCAACGACACTATTGAGTCTGTTGGAAAATAGACATGGCGCATAGTACGGCCAGACTCATACATCAGAGAGCGCAGCGGTAACGGCACCAACTCCAGATGTGGAAACAAGCGAGCCTGCACATCGGGCGCTAAAGCCGCCAGCAGATGATTTTGCTGTGGATGCGGTTTGGGTTTTGTTGACATAATCCCTCGGTAAATTGGAATGGTGACCAGGATGCGGCTAAAACCGGCTGAAGATACTGCTTAGCTCAAAACGACTTCTGTGCGATATCACACGCAAGATTAACTTCACTGCGCAAAACACTCTGCCCAAATACAGCGGCGGTTTTTATTAAAGTAAAGGAGGAACAAGAGATGTTGGAAGTTAAGCTGTAGGTGAAAAACTCTTACAGCTTTTACACATAC
Protein-coding sequences here:
- a CDS encoding diguanylate cyclase domain-containing protein, which codes for MFIDVDKFKSINDSHGHDVGDRVLLTVANRLKSFIRDGDMVSRWGGDEFVCLLLEVKHEDDVLRLASRLIQRVAQGVEVSGQTLHIKISVDIALCPSDGDTADLLIKHADKAMYKAKGTAQRVALFRQLNTPD
- a CDS encoding GGDEF domain-containing protein — its product is MSTKSVSLDGVLKKNEEIKIDVGRAAGELASVYDVLKQENASVRAMKIALTQNADAESRVTKAAEDLKRVNIKLANEIAVRVGIEFELDTIKTDLAVVRDDLLQAQLTGRQAQQLALTDTLTGLPNRASFDQALNHGLVQA